A segment of the Terriglobia bacterium genome:
TCCTGTCGTCAGGGTGCTCTGTGGAATCAGGAGCCCATGACGGAAGAAGTCGAGCGCCGCCGGGATGTAGTATCCGGCTTCATCCCAGAAATAGGGCAAGCGCAAAAAAGGGAAATGCGCCAGCGCTACGGCGCCGAAAACTCCGATGAAATACAGGCCCGACTTGAATCCGACGTTCGCTGGGGTTTTCTCCATGTGAAGTGGCATGTTACAACGAACAGCATGCCGCGTGTTTCGAAATCGCCCGATATTGCGCAACCTGCGCGTATTGTCACAGGAAGCCACCACGGATTACCATAAACAGCTTGAGGATTGTGCCCGAGATGCGGTGATGCAGGGCCATGACTGCGCTCCCCGGCCGCTCCGGGATGAATCCCGGTCGCTCTTGCAAATTAGGCAGAGGAAGTTGGAGGCGAGGAATGATCCGGATTTATACGCGGTGCTGGTGTGAAGATTCCGCCGAAGCGAAAAAATTTCTCGAGCAGCGTCATGTGCCCTTCGAAGAGATCGACATTGAGAAGGACCCCAAGGCCTGCGAATTCGTCATGAGTGTAAATGAAGGCAAACAGCGGACCCCGACGTTCGAAATTGATGGCCGGACGTTCCACTGCTCGCCGTTTGATGAGCGGAAGCTTGCGCGGGAATTAAAGCTCGAAAGATGATCGACGGGTTGCCGGCCATCTTGCTGTGCCGGTTGGTTCAGTCAAGCTAAAGAAAACGCGCAAAAGAGAATGCGAATGCTGAAGGGGGAGTGATGAAATACCGGAAGTTCGGAAGGACGGGCTGGGCGGTCAGTGAGATGGGATACGGCATGTGGGGAATGGCGGGCTGGACGGGTTCAGACGACGAAGAATCGCTCGGCTCCCTCCAGCATGCGGTGGACCTGGGCTGCAACTTCTTTGATACAGCCTGGGCGTACGGCGATGGCCGCAGTGAAGCACTGTTGGGCAGGATCGTCCGTGCCAATCCTGGCAAGAAGCTTTATACCGCGACGAAGATTCCGCCGAAGAACCTGCAGTGGCCCAGCCGGCGCGAGTACACGCTCGATGACTGTTTTCCGCCCGATCACATCGAAGAATACACGCACAGCAGCATGAAGAATGCCGGGCTTGAAAGTTTTGACCTGATGCAGTTCCACACCTGGGAAGATTCCTGGGTGGCGGATGACCGGTGGTCGAAAACGATGGACGATTTGCGGCGGCAAGGGCTTATCCGCGCGGTCGGGATCAGCATCAATCGTTGGGAGCCGTGGAACGGAGTGCGCGCCGTAAGGAGCGGCCTAGTGGATGCCGTGCAAGTCATCTACAACATCTTTGACCAGAATCCCGAGGATGAGCTTTTCCCAGCATGCCGAGAGATGGACGTCGCGGTGATAGCGAGGGTCCCGTTTGACGAGGGCACGCTGACGGGCGCCCTGACGCTCGATAGCAAATGGCCCAAGGATGACTGGCGCAACACCTATTTTGTTCCGGAGAACCTGAAGAGCAGCGTGGAACATGTTGAGGCGCTGAAGCCGCTGGCGCCCCGAGGAATGACCATGCCGGAAATGGCGCTGCGCTTTATCCTGGGCAATCCCACAGTCAGCACCATTATTCCAGGAATGCGGAAACTTCGACACGTTGAGTCGAACATCGCCGCCAGCGACGCCGGCGCGCTGCCTCCAGAACTCCAGGCGCAACTGGCCAGGCACCGCTGGGTTCGGCAGGTTACCGAATGGTCGCAGTAATGCAAGCGCGGAAAATCGCTTGCTGTATCCCTCCGGTGAAGAGTAATTTAAGTGAAGGGCCAACGAGTCGAGGGGAGCAGTTCAGAGCGTGCCAGGTCGCGTGCGCCACGCTCTGCGACAGGGCTTCTCCGGCTGAAATTTCGGCTTCAAAGTAGTGGTAAAGGAAGGAGGCTGTGTATGAACTTTTTCAAGACACGAAACTTCTGGGCGGCGGCAATCACTGTTTGCTTCCTCGTCCCTCTCTTGCACGCCGACAGTATAAAGTTCAAGAACGGCCAGACCGTCCAAGGCAAATACCTGGGTGGCACGGACTCTCAAGTGACCTTCTACACGAACAATCAGCTCATGCACTATGCGATTGCTGATATCGATTCTATAGTATTCGGCGGGCCTGCGGCTACTCCCTCGGCGGCAGCGCCCGCGGTCGCGCCCGCTCCTGTCATTAAGGAAGCTGCAGCACCCGCTCAAACGGCCAGCACGACATCCGGCGCGAACGTTCTGGTTCCTGCCGGGACGCACATCGTGGTGCGGATGATTGATGGTATCAATTCGGACCAGAACAAGGTCGGCGACACTTTTCAGGCAAGCCTCGAAGATCCGCTCATCGTAGACTCCACGCAAGTTGCGGCCAAAGGGACCACGGTTTATGGGAAGCTGGAGCAGGTGAAATCAGCGGGACGCATCCAGGGGCAATCTGAGCTTCGCCTGGTGCTTACTGGCATCATGTTGAATGGCTCAACCCACAACATCGTGACAGGTGATTATGAGGTTCAAGGAAGCTCTCGCGGCCACCAGACGGCCAAGCGGGCCGGGATTGGCGCGCTGGCCGGCGGGGTGATCGGGGCCATTGCTGGCGGCGGCAAAGGAGCCGCCATCGGCGCGGGTGTCGGCGCAGGCGCCGGCACAGCCGTTTCCGTAATGACGCACGGCCAGCAGGTCCACGTCCCGAGTGAAACTGTCCTGGACTTTACCTTGGAGCAGCCTGTGCAGCTCCCGATTTCGAATGGCTAGTCTCGCCCATCTGCCGTTGCGCCGGCCTGCGCAAGAGAGCCGATAGATTCTGAATCCGATGTCCTGAAAAGAGGCCCAGGTACGCCCATTCTCTCTCCAGCCTAACTGTCTCTGTTGGTTCTGCAATGAAGCCCGCTCTGCGCCCGATCGGCCCTTTAGGGTACTCATGGTGTTGACGCCTGTGAAATCCAGAAGCTACAATGAACGGTTTGACCCGCTGAAGGAATTTATATTAGAGGACCATGGATAAGCGGAAAGTCGAACACTATCGGAAGCAGTTGCTGGCCAAGCAGGAAGAAATTCGCCGAATGGTTGTCAGGTCAGACCATGACGGCCGCGAGGCAGACATCGAGATCACACAGGACCTTGCCGACCGCGCGGCGAATTCGTACACCAAAGAATTTCTTTTCCATCAAAGCAACGATAACCGGCGGATATTGCAGCTTATCCAGGAAGCCCTCCGGCGGGCCGATGATGGCTCGTACGGGTTTTGCGTGGAATGCCAGAAGGACGTCCAGATCAAGCGCCTGGATGCTGTTCCATGGGCCCGCCACTGCATTGAATGTCAGGAAAAGCAGGAGAAGGGCCTGCTGTAACGGCCTGCAGTCCACGGCGAGCGAGGATCGCTTTCATTTCGTGTTTGCCTTCCATTCCGCATCGGCGTCGCATTGTTCAAGAACTGATCGACGGTCTCTTCGCAGTTGTTTTCCCCACAACGTGCTCCATCTGCAGCGGTGAAGTTGCTGATGCCGGCGGCCTGGGTGTGTGCCGCAAGTGCTGGTCCGGGGTAGAGCCTTGGGAAGGAATCTCGTGTGAGCGGTGCGGGCTTCCCATCGCGTCCGAGCGGGCCGCCGACGCTGCCCAGGTGCTTTGCGGCGCCTGCGTCGCCAACGGTCCTCCTTTCGATCTTGCCCGCGCTTTTGGAGTTTATCGCGGAAACCTCCGGTTGCTGATCCTCCAGTTGAAGTTCCGGCGCCGGGAGAGTCTGGGCAGAAGGTTGGGCGCGCTGCTTGCAGATGCCTGCGTAAAGATTCCTGGCGCAATCAACGGCGAATCTCGGCTCATCGTTCCGGTTCCGCTCTTCCATTCCCGCGAGCGTGAGCGTGGATACAACCAGGCCCGTCTGCTGGCAGAGGGATTAAAGCACAGTCTCCATCGAACACCGGCAGGAAAGAGGCTGGCAGTCGCCACCGGGATGCTGGTTCGCACTCGCGCGACGCTCCCCCAGGCCGGCCTGGGATTCCAGGCCCGCAGCGAAAACGTTCGCAACGCCTTTGCGGTGGCGAAGCCGGAGCTGATAACAGGCCGTCAGGTAATTCTGGTGGACGACGTGATGACCACAGGCGCCACGCTGTCGGCCTGCGCGTCCGTGCTAAAGAAGCAGGGCGCTGCAAAAGTCTATGCCGTGGCGATGGCGCGTGCGACGCCACAATTCCCGGACACGACAGGCTTACCCCAGCCGGGAGGTGTTGACGAAGCTGGCCGTGACTGGACATAATGATCTTCTTGCTGAGAGGGGTTGTAACCCCTTGAGAGGTTATGGGTATGGCGGCCGCCAGTGAAAGCCTGTTGCAGGCGCCTGTTCTCGTGCTGAACGCGACCTATGAGCCCATCAACGTGACTGCGGCCAGGCGCGCCATTGTGCTTGTCCTCAAAGGCAACGCGATTACCGAGGAAGAGAACGGCGGCTATCTGCACTCGGCGCGGGTTGAGTTCCGGATACCTTCCGTTATCCGGCTCACCGAGTTCCGGCGTATTCCCCATCAGTCGCGTCCGCTTTCGCGCAAGAACATTCTGATTCGTGACCGCTACACGTGCCAGTTCTGCTGCAAAATTTTGCCGGCTGCCGAATTGACCCTCGATCACATCATCCCGCGATCCAGGGGCGGCCACTCCGACTGGGACAATCTTGTGGCCTGCTGCCACACCTGTAACAGCCGGAAGGGTGATCGGTTGCCTGAAGAGGCGGGGCTCACATTGCGACGCCAGCCGCGGCCCTTCACGCTGCACACCAGCCGCCACATCATGCGGATGCTCGGCCGCGCAGACCAGCGCTGGCGGAAGTATCTCTTTTACTGACGCGCCAGCCACAGGCGCTTCGGAATCTCATTTCCTCTGTCGTCCCCTGGTGGTATCCGCTCACCTCGACCGCGGACGTTGAAGTGCGGTCCGGGCTTTCTTATTTCATTGTACTGTCGGGCACCGAAGGAAAAAATCGGACGGATGAATCCGGATGGAGGGAGCGGGGACCTGTCTACGTTTCGCTGGAGGCAGCATTCGTCAGGTAATCCAGCAGCCGAACCATGGCAAGTGTATCCAGGCTGCAGTATTCCAGCAGAGCGTTGCGAAGCCTTGCCTTTTCCTGCTGGCTCACCTGGCCGCGGACCATTTTCTCCCAAGTCAGCCCGGCCTCCTCGCCGTCCGCCACTTGCATTCCGGCATACGTCATATCAGGAATCAGCGCCGGTAAAACGTGCTTGAGGGAAAACGAACCCCTGAAACGTGGATGATAGACATGCTTTCGGACGGCATCCAGCAGGTCCCAGAGCCTTGCCTGGACCTGGCCAATCCGGCCGGCGTATTCAGGAACCCAACGGGCGAGGTCCTCCAGGCGCTGGGATTCGAAGGTACGGTTATAGACGACGATGTGGCCGTCCCGTCCAATGATTCCCAGCAGTGAATCGAGGAATAGCAATCTGGGATCGCTCTCGTCCTCGGCAAGGAATTCGTGATGCTCCGGCGGGCCGTCAGCCGTTTCTCTGGTGTGAACAGACCACTGGAAGGGAATCGGGTCGTAAGGCCGCATGCCGGCGAATCGCGGCAGGGCCGGATTCACCGTTTCGAAATCCATAAAGTGGAGTGGATACTCTAATTGGCCAATCGCTTCTTTCAAGCCTTCGGCGAACCATGGCGCGCCGGTCTGGACACAATGGCAGGCGCGGCGTTGCCGCGCGCTGAGGGGGAAATCTGCAGGAATCTCATGGACGGAAGTGATGCCCCTGGCGGCCAGTTGATTGAGCCGCGTTGCTGAGATGGCGGGCAGCAATTGGACGTGGTCATCCGGTAACTCGGGATTGCAGTGGTCGTAAAATTCGCACCGAATGGGATCTTCACAGTGACGGCCCGGCGCAATTTCCGGAGGATCGGGCCGGGAAAGGACCGCGCGCTGCTGCCTGATCAGTTCCGGCAGTTTCGCTCGCAACTTCTCCACTTCCGGCCCCATGTTCCGAATCGTGAAGAGCCTTTCGAGGTCATACTTCTGCCCGTCATAGACATATTCCCGATTCACGTGCATGAGGCAGGGACTAATCTCCAGGCGGGAAGCGTTCAGGACGTATTGCTGGATGCTGACGTCGTAAGGGTGGTGTTTCTTAATCTCGGTCGAGGCTTTCACTTCCACCAGGCGCCATCCGCCTTGCGGCCCTCGTGCCAGAATATCCGTCCGGACAACAATATCGTCCTGCCTGAAGGTTCCCTCAAAGATGGTTTTGACGTCCCGGTCGGCGATGAGTTGCGCAGTCCGCGTGACAGCTTCGGGAAGATTTAGTTTGTCTGCCTCGACCAGTACGCCACCGGGGAATGCCTCTCTCGCCAATTCGCCGACCTGCTGCCCCTGTTGGAGGGTGGCCAACGCAGACTCCTCCGGCTGGGCAGCGAGCTCAGGACGATGCACCTGAAAATACAGGCGCTTCAGGCACTGGACGCCGGCCATGAATCTGGATTTCGAGAGCCTGACGGCGGAGTGATCGTTGGACGGCATGACTACTGAGGATTACAAAATATGGTGACAAGATCGTTTGAAGCGCCGCCGTCCCGGCGGCAATTTTCAGGGCTGGTCCCGCTTGGCGAGACCGGCGCTACGGAATTCCTTAAGAGACGCGCCACTCTGTCAGGCTGATTCGCATATCGCGTTACCGAAGCTCTTTTCTAAATAGACGCCGCGCACCGGCTCCCCGCCTCCGGCCATGCTAGAAGTAGAACTTGGCCGCCAACTGGATAATTCGCGGATCGCGCGCCGAAAGCACACGGCCGAAATTCACCGACGAGACGTTGCCGCTGGGGTTATTGAACTGGGTGTGATTGAAGATATTGAAAAATTCAAATCGCAGTTCCACTTTGGTGGATTCGGTAATCTTCGTGTCTTTGTATATTCCAAGGTCAGTATTATTGATGCCAGGACCGTGGAAGAAGTTGCGCCCCGCGTTACCGAGGATTCCCGGCGTTTCGGGTGCGAAACTATTGGGGTCAAAGTAATAGTGGTCTTGAGAGCCCAGGCCGAGAGCATTGTCGGTGTACGAACTGGACCGTGGATCGACCTTAGTTACAGAACCGAGCACGTTCGGGCGGTCAGGGCAGCCATAGAAGCTGACTGAAGAGTAGCAGATGAACGATCCGTTGCTTGAGTCTGAAAGCCCGACCGGAAACCCTGCCTGGAACGTCGTGGCGCCAGCAAACCTCCAGCCGTCGGTGATTGCGCTTGGAATTTTGTTGAAGGATCCAAATCGCCGGATGCTTGGCACTTCATAGCCGTAGCTGACGACAAATCGCTGTCTCGCGTCATAGGAAGAATCGCCGTAGTTTGAATGTAAATTGAAAGGATTGGGTTCTCCAAATCCTCCAACATTCTCGAAGCTAGAACTCGTATCAAGCGAGTGCGACCAGGCGTAAGTGGCCAGGAAAGTGAGGCCGTGGGTGGCGCGCTTGTTCAAGGTAATTTGGAGCGAATTGTAGTTTGAGTTTGAGTCCGTTGCCTGCTGCCCGACTGATCCGAAAACGGTGGGATCGTACCTGAAGGGAACACCGAACGGATAATAAGAGCCAAGTTGGAAGGCGTTGCATCCGGGGATCGCTGCGCAGGCAGGATTGACGCCCGGGGCTTGGCCGGCGGGATTCAGTTCGTACGCCGTCTCAAGATGTCGCCCTTGATGGCCGACATAGGCCGCCGTCAGGATCGTCTGGCTTGGCAGTTCGCGTTCAATATTGAAATTATAGTTGTACGCAGCCTGCGTCCGGAGGTTGGGATCCATCACATTCAGCCGCATTGGCTCATAGGGGAGGAAATCAACGGTTGTACTTCCGGGCTTTGGGGGTGCGAAGGGGAACGCATTCGGAATCACAATGCTTCCATCGGCGCTTGCGTAAGGATTGCCGAAGTTCGGTACCGCGGTCAGGGAGACGCCATAGTCAGTCAGCGAGAACGGAGGAGCCTGCAGATTCTCTAGTGTGAGCTCCTCTTCAGACTGATTGTAATAAATTCCGAATCCTGCGCGAATGCTCGTTTTTCGTGACTTGCCGGGGCTCCACGCAAAGCCAATCCGTGGTCCGAAGTCATGGTAGTGGGTATGATAAGTGGATGTTGTAATTCCGCTATCGCCGGGAAACAACAAACCTTCCGGGGCCGTAGGGAAGACTGTCGATTGCTGGCCTGGACGGAAAGCGTTGACAGCCACGCCGTCATTGTAAATGTCCTTAATCGGCGTATTGATCTGCCAACCCAATCCATAGGTGACGGTTAGATCGGGCCGGACTCTCCATTCGTCCTGGGCATATGAATAGTACGCCTGGACCCGTGCGTCGATGAACCCCCCGCTGGTTTGCTCATAGAAGTCTGACGCTCCCAGCAGAAAATCCGCTGATGGATTCCCTGTTGTGAATGGGAAGCCTGCCGGGGCGGAAAAGTCATAGTAGCCGTTGTTGATGAACCCAAATGGGTTTTCTACTGCCGAGCGCCGCATATCAAAGCCGAACTTCAGGGTGTGGTTTCCTTTAATCCAAGAGAAGTTGTCCGTCACCTGGAAGGTCTGATCGATGCGCGGTTGTGGACCATCGACGCTGAACCCAAAAGCACATTGCGCCGTGTCTGACTTGAGACCAGTAATGTCGATGCAAGGCACGCCAGCTCCCGAGGTGAGTTGCGGACTGATTCCGGTGAAGCCCACCGAGGAGGGCTGAGTCGGGGTGATGGGGAAGGCGCTTGGGTAATTCAGCCGGTTGTATCCAACTCGGGCTTCATTCAGCATATTGCCGCTGAAGACGTGGGCCCAATTGAGGTTCATATTGTTAATCTTGGAGTTATCCGATTCCCCGAAGCCGGGCAGGCTTCCGCCCTCGAAGGACTCGTCAGACAGGGAAGTTTCTGGCTCGATGAGCCAATAGCCAAAAATCGAGTCGTTGGCGCCAAAATCCTGGTCGATTCGAGTGATGTATTGGTTAATATTGTTGACAGAGATGGGATTCCAGGAGAACTCCGTGGGGCCGAAGTTCGGGAGGGGCATGTACTTGTTGACCAAACCCATTGCCACGGGGTCTATATCCGCGGTTGGGATGTGCCCGGTCGGAAACAGCGTCGAATAAGGTGTCCCCGCCGGGTAGGTGTTACCGTCTTCACCGGCCAGCGGGGCGGCCGAGAACCCCGACGATGTCGCCAGGTCCGGGAACACGCCGTTGCGCTGGCCCTGTGTTAGTACGGTTGTGGTACCGCCTGCGAAGCCACGGCCCGGCGCCACAGGTTCGCGGTTCTTGGTTCCTTGGTAAGAGAAGAAAAAGAAGGTATGGTCCTTCCACAGAGGCCCGCCGAGGGTACCGCCGTACTGATTCTGGTGGAACAGAGCGTGTTCCGGCAGGAAGAAATTGCGAGCGTTCAGGAAGGGGTCGCGGTAGAACTCGAAGGCGTCACCGTGGAATGCATTCGATCCTGACTTGGTGACCGCGTTCATGATGGCCCCACCGTTCCGGCCATATTCCGGATTAATCGTGCTGGTGATCATGCGAACTTCGGCGATTGCGTCGGGACTCGGAATCACCAACGGTGTGTTCAGTGGTAAATCGTTTGCATCGTTCCCGTTGATCAAAAAATCGTTGGACTGCGAACGGGAGCCATTCGTAGGAAAATTGAAATCAAAATCAATGGCTGCCACAACCCCTGGAAGCGTCTGCTGCAGGCTAATCCAGTTGCGTCCGTTCAGAGGAATATCCACAATCGCATTACCCGTAATGGTAGCTCCAAGCTGCATGCTTGTCGTCTGAACCTGGGCCGGTTCCGCTTTTACGGTGATCTCTTGGGTCACTGCTCCAATTTCCATCTGTATCCGGAGCACGTAAATCTGGTTCAAAGACAACTCGACCTGCTCCGCGGTAAACTTCTTAAACCCGCTCCTCTCGGCCGTGACCGTATACACTCCGGGAGCAGGAAGGCTCAAAAAGGCAAAGGAGCCGTCAGACGAACTACTCACCTTCTTACTGACCCCCGTGGCGACGTTTGTGGCGGTGATCGCCACGCCCTTAACCACGGCTCCAGATGGATCTGTGACCGTGCCCTGGATCCTGGCGTTTACATCGGCGAATGCCGCTTGCGGGGACAGAGTCAGCAAAACCGCGAATGAAGATAAGACTGCCAAGATTATTCCCCGGCGCAAAGCACTTCTAAGCGCATGGAAAGTAACGGATGTTTCCATCTTGCCATGCCTCCTTCTCTCCTGAATTTGTTGAGCTGAGAATTTCGCCTGCCCAGGCGGTTGCAAAGGCGGCTCTCTGGATGATGAAGCGAGGTTCAGATGTATCCGCCACGAAGGGACCGAATTCGATACCGAGTGAGCTGAAAATTAATGGCACTTCACAATCGAGATTCCTGACCGGAACGGTTTCTTCGGGCCAGCGAATCGCCCGCACCAATGGCTTCATGCGCGGGTGGCCTGCCTGGTACACTTTCAGGGACCGAAAGTGCGAAACCGGGGTCATGAGAGTCTTCCTCGTTGCCAAGCATGCTAACGGGTGGTGGAAGGTCTGGTATGGATTCGACGGAGAGGGTGATCCTGCGTGCGAGTTTCCAGACAACTTCCCACGACGATTCGATAGTAATCTATCGGCACCGGCCGGAATCTGCTGTAATCCTGATCACCACACACGGTAATAAAATTCAAAGTCCCTATCGGCAACGGTAACACAGCGGACAACCTCGACACAAGATTGTATCAGGTGAAAGCCTGGTTAACAAGAAAGTAATGATTATGAGAGGGATAAGAGGAAATTCATTATGCCGAATCAGTACCCTCGGACTCACTCCAACAGCAGTCCGTGGAGGGTTGGTGTGCCGAAACGGATCCAGCCAGGAAACAACTTGAATAGCCGCAGTCGGAACTCCAAATAAGGTGTGCGTTCCGGTATACTACTGCAAAGATCCGGACTGGATTATGGGCTAGCTCCGGCGGGCATCAATCTTCCGGGCAATCTTGCGCGTCAACTGGGAGACCGCCGCACGTTCCACCAGGCGTGGCTCGATCCAGCGGGACCGCTCTTCAGGCGCGTTTCCTGGAAGAAAGCCTTTGTAGACAAAGACTTGGATGGATCGATAGGTAATGTGGTGCCGAAGCTCGTATGAGGGTCCTCTTAATGAAGGGGTGGCGCCCAGCAAGCTGTTCAATTTTTCCCTAAGGAGCCTCAGAGCTTCGAGGCTGGATTTTCCTAGGGCGGAAGGGAAATTCCACAGGTCGTCCAGCAGGCCGTCATCGAGACCGCGGACCAGCATAACCCGTCGATTTTTATGAAGAATAGCAACCGCCATGTGCCACTCTTCAGCTTTTCGGCGGAGCTTGGCATCAGGAAAAGTTTCTGGTCTGCGAACCTTGAACCCCCTGCACCACCGCTGCACCGGGCATATGGAACACCGCGGCGACCGTGGCAGGCAGATGGTTTGCCCTAACTCCATCATAGCTTGGTTGAAATTGCCGGGACTCCGCCGGGACAAGAGCAGGACGAGCCCCTTCTCGACTTTCCGGCGAAATTCTGGTTGAGGCAGGCTGCCGCGGAGCGCCAGCACTCTCGCCATTACCCGTGCCACATTCCCGTCGAGCACCGCAAAGGGCTGGTTGTAGGCGATGCTCAGCACTGCCCGCGCCGTGTAATCGCCCACTCCGGGAAGGGTCCGTGCTTGCGCCATTTCCGCAGGAAATTGCCCTTGATGCTTTTCCATCAGCTCTTGTGCCGCCCGGTGCAGATTGCGGGCGCGACGATAATAGCCCAGGCCTGACCAGAGTTCCAGGACCCGTTCCAGCGGTGCTCTTGCCAGATGCTCAACGCTGGGGAATTCGCGAAGAAATCGTTGGTAAAAAGGAATGACGGTTTCGATCTGCGTCTGCTGGAGCATCACCTCTGACAGCCAAACCATGTAGGGAGACCTGGACGTGCGCCACGGAAGGGCTCGGGACTGGCGCCGGTACCAGCGCAGCAGAGAACGTCGAGCGGCAGCGGCGTGGGCGGAGGAAAGCGGTTCCATGGCAGGCGGCTATTTCAGGCGGTGTTTTGAGTGCCGGTCGCGCACTGATGACCGTACAATCTCGACTGCAGTGCCGGGCGCGTAATACCCCGGCGGGGCCTGTATTCCCATCAATCCGTGCCGGACCACCTGGACGCGCACGTTATGGAAGCGGCCGTCTTGCTTCGAGTCAGTTGGATTGTACCCCAGCACGTAATAAGCGGGGGGCAGGGGAATGGCCGCTCCGAATGCGGATTCCAGGTCGTCCTTGTTGCCGATAAATTTGCCGCCGGTCATGGTGGAGAGGTCCAGAAGAACGTCGGCGGCCATCGACGCTCGGTCCGCCATCATCTGGTTTTTTGCGGCCACAATGGATTCCCGCTCTTCGTCCAGCCTGCGATTTTGTGTCGGGGCGGGCGTTGGAAGCTGCCTGATCAGGCCGGTGACGTCCACGGTGCTGATGATGATGTGCAGGCGTGTTGCCCGCCGCGCCAGCAGGTCCACCTCCCTCGCCTCGGAGCCGGCCAGAAACCCGGGAGACGCCACAATGATGCTGCGCGGGTCCGGCAGCGCGGAAACCCGAGCGATCAGGCCATTCAACCCGTCCAGGGTCTTCCGGGACTGGATTTCGCTTTCAGCAATCACCTGCCTGGCGCGGGCGTTGATGCTTGCGGTCATCT
Coding sequences within it:
- the mutY gene encoding A/G-specific adenine glycosylase, which produces MEPLSSAHAAAARRSLLRWYRRQSRALPWRTSRSPYMVWLSEVMLQQTQIETVIPFYQRFLREFPSVEHLARAPLERVLELWSGLGYYRRARNLHRAAQELMEKHQGQFPAEMAQARTLPGVGDYTARAVLSIAYNQPFAVLDGNVARVMARVLALRGSLPQPEFRRKVEKGLVLLLSRRSPGNFNQAMMELGQTICLPRSPRCSICPVQRWCRGFKVRRPETFPDAKLRRKAEEWHMAVAILHKNRRVMLVRGLDDGLLDDLWNFPSALGKSSLEALRLLREKLNSLLGATPSLRGPSYELRHHITYRSIQVFVYKGFLPGNAPEERSRWIEPRLVERAAVSQLTRKIARKIDARRS